In Daucus carota subsp. sativus chromosome 4, DH1 v3.0, whole genome shotgun sequence, one DNA window encodes the following:
- the LOC108217971 gene encoding uncharacterized protein LOC108217971: MKSFGFCVLLLLFGTALVCLASTITCSPSGTAFKIDKQDIAEPATSRKLKGLSASRDKMSDGQLNLEDYGPNDPAPSSKASVRPGPIQHGTPLMPYIPKPSPAAPPAPPAPGHPKLGALP; the protein is encoded by the exons ATGAAGAGCTTTGGATTCTGTGTTTTGTTGCTGCTGTTTGGGACAGCTTTGGTTTGCCTTGCTAGCACCATCACTTGCTCTCCTTCTG GTACTGCATTCAAGATAGATAAACAAGACATAGCTGAACCTGCAACAAGCAGGAAGTTGAAG GGTCTTAGTGCTAGTAGGGATAAAATGAGTGATGGTCAGCTGAATCTTGAAGATTACGGCCCTAATGATCCAGCTCCAAGTTCAAAAGCTTCCGTAAGACCCGGACCTATTCAGCATGGTACTCCTCTGATGCCTTATATCCCAAAGCCATCCCCAGCTGCACCACCTGCACCGCCTGCACCGGGTCACCCCAAGCTAGGTGCACTACCATGA